AAGCTATTGGTTATTATTACTTACAAAATAGGTCCAATATAGACAGTACACAATTAACAGAAGGTATAAAAAATGCGCTCGTTGCAACAGAAGATAGTCGGTTTTATACCCATAAGGGTATTGATTACCGAAGCTATGGTCGTGTTTTTGTAAAATCTATTCTCATGGGTCAAAATGCAGGTGGTGGTAGTACGGTAACCCAGCAAGTGGCAAAAAATATATTCGGCAGACAAAAGCAATTTTTTTTATCAACCCCTATTAATAAAATTCGAGAGTTATTTATTGCTAGACGTTTAGAAAGTATTTATTCAAAAGAAGATATACTGTTGTTATATTTTAATACGGTATCCTTCGGAGAAAATTTATACGGCCTAGAAAAAGCATCCTATCGTTTTTTTAATAAAGCTCCTGAAGAATTAACCCTCACAGAAAGTGCCACTTTAGTGGGCTTACTTAAAGCTCCTTCGTTTTACAACCCAAGAACAAATCCAGAGAGAGCTGTTTTGAGGCGAAATGTGGTATTGAGTCAAATGGAAAAGTACGGCTTTTTAACTTCAGAGGAAAAACAAGCTGCTATTTTACCTTTAAAATTAGATTATCAAGCGCCTCAAAAAACCTCTTCATTTTCTTCTTACTTTAAGGACTTAGTAGCCGAAGAATTTTCAAATTGGGCGGAAGACAACCCTGCTGAGGATGGGCATATTTATGATTTAGAAGCCGACGGACTAAGTATTTATACCACCTTAAACACATCGATTCAAAACTATGCAGAAACAGGCTTAAACCGTCAAATTGTAAGTTTACAGAAGCTCATGGACCAATATTGGGATGCGGCAACCATTGAAGGTGGAAAAGATTCTTTACTTCAAAAATTAGTAGATCAAAACCTAGATGTCAAAAATCTTAAGCAGCAAGGAAAAACCAAAGAAGAAATCGGTGTTTTTGTGCAACAGAAAAAGAATAGAAAATTTTGGATCGTAGGCGAGGGCTATAAAAATCAGCTTCAATCTTTAGAAGATTCTATTGCAAAAAGTATCAACCGATTACACGCCAGTGTTTTGGTTTTGAGCGCTACATCGGGCAGAATTATGGGTTATGTGGGAGGTATAGATTATGGTTTTAGTCAGGTTGATAATATCAAAACGCCGCGGCAAGTAGGTTCTACTTTTAAGCCTATTACCTATTTAGCAGCCTTAGAGGCCGGTCAAGACCCCTGTAATTACTATGATAATCGTTTGCTCACCTATGCCAAGTATGAGGATTGGCAACCTCGAAATGCAGGCGGAGCTTATGGAGGTAGCTATAGTATGCATGGCGCTTTAGCAAATTCTATAAATACTGTTTCTGTGGGCATACAGCTCAGAACGGGCATAGAAAGAGTACTGGCACAAGCCAAAAAAATGGGTATTGAAACAGAATTGCCGGCGGTACCATCGATTGTTTTAGGTACAGCGGATATTAGTTTACTTGAAATGGTCTCGGCGTATGCCAGCATTGCAAATGGGGGTAGTAAAATTAAACCCTATACTATTGAACGTATTTTAGACGATACAGGTACTGTGCTCTATGAAGCCAAACCAGCATATTATGGGCGTGTGGCGAGTAATCAGCATGTAAAGGAACTTCAAAAAATGATGGAGAGTGTGGTGAGTTCGGGTACTGCTTCACGTATGGCGGGCTATGCGATACCTTATAACTTAATAGGGAAAACGGGAACTACTCAAAACAATGGGGATGGGTGGTTTATTGGTGCATCACCAGAATTGGTTGTAGGTTCTTGGGTGGGTACTTTTGATAAAAGAGTGCAATTCTCAAGTACCCGAATGGGTTCTGGGGCAAATACAGCCTTACCTATTGTCGCCTCTATTTTTAAAAATTTAAGCTATTGGAAACGACCTATTTTAACTAATTTTCAATATAGTTTTGATTATTTTCCCTGTCCACCTTTTTTAGAATTTAATGCTACAGAGGCTTACGAATTTGCAAAAGCAGATACCTTATACTTAAAAAACTTACGAATAAGAGATTCTTTAGAAATTTTATCAAAAATGCCAGTAGCTATCGATTCTATTCAGGGCATTGTGCCAGTAGACGTTAAAACAGATTCTACCGCTATTGATAGTCTCAAAATAAACTTAAAACCAGCGCTGTAAAACCAATGCTAGGTTCAATTTTTGTGAAATATGACACTTGCCCTGTTATATTTTAGCTATTTTTTTTAGCGTTTGGAATCCCTTTTAATGTCACAGGAATCTCCTTAGCTTTCAACGCCACTATAAGGCATCAAGAGCTTGTGTAGTATGCTATTGCGACCTGATTGGTTTAAAATTAGCGTATAGCTTGGAACTCACTAATTTGATTTGGCTAAAATGGCATTCATGATCATTGGAGCGTGAATTCTGGAATTTTCAATAAACCACTTGTGTGTTTCCATACCCCCACAAATGACGCCGGCTAAATAAAGATTTTCAATATTTGTTTCCATGGTATCAGGATTGTACGTAGGAAGTTTTTTGTCGTCAGGAGAAAGTGTAATACCCAGTTTTTTCAAAAATTCAAAATTGGGTTTATAGCCAATCAACGCTAGGACAAAATCGTTGGCAATGGTAACTTTTTTACCTGCTGATGCTATGCTTATATTTTTTGGTGCTATTTCTGTTAGTGAGGCCTTGTAATATACCTTAATACTTCCTTCTTCTATACGGTTTATAATATCAGGGCGAACCCAATATTTAACACGTTGACCTACTTCTTCTCCGCGTATAATTAAAGTTACTTCAGCACCTTTTCTGTAGCATTCAAGTGCAGCATCAATAGCAGAATTACTAGCACCCACGACAGCTATTTTTTGTTGTGCATAAAAATGGGGGTCATGGTAGTAATGACTTACTTTTTCTAAATCCTCGCCAGGAATATTTAGTTGGTTTGGAATATCATAAAACCCGGTAGCGATCACAACATGCTTCGCAGTATAGGTACTCTTAGAAGTTTTGATAGAAAAGGTAGTGTCTATTTTTTTTATAGCTTCAACGGCTTCAAAAAGATGAATGTTTAATTTATTGCTGGTGACAATTCTGCGATAATATTCTAAAGCCTCGTTCCGTTTTGGTTTGGCTTCGTTACTGATAAACGGTATTTCATCAATTTCTAGTTTCTCAGAAGAAGAAAAAAATTGCATGTTAATAGGGTAGTGGTAAAGTGAATTTACGATGGCCCCTTTCTCCACAATGAGATAGCTAAGTCCTTTTTTTTGAGCCTCTAATCCACAGGCAATGCCTATTGGGCCGCCCCCTACAATGACAAGATCAAAATTATTCATTATTTTGTAATTTCCTTTAATTGTGAAATAGTCGCTGTTGGGTTTTTACTGTTAAAAACAAAACTACCGGCGACCAAAATATCAGCTCCAGCATCGACTAAGGCTTTTGCATTTTCAGAAGAAACACCACCATCAATTTCAATTAAAGTATTGGCGCCTTTTCTTAAAATGAGTGCTTTCAAAGCTTTTATTTTATCGTAGGTATTTTCTATAAACGATTGTCCGCCAAAACCCGGATTAACACTCATTAAACAAACCACATCAATAGCATTAATTGTGTCTTCTAATAAAGCAATATTGGTATGCGGATTAAGCGCAACCCCGGCTTTCATACCTTCTGCTTTTATCGCTTGTAATGTTCGGTGTAAGTGTGTACATGCTTCATAATGAACACTCAAAACAGCCGCACCTAAATCTGCAAAAGTTTTGATATAACGATCAGGGTCCACAATCATTAAATGTACGTCTAAAGGCTTTGTAGCGTGTTTAGCAATAGCTTTTACGACAGGCATACCGTACGAGATATTAGGTACAAAAACACCATCCATGATGTCGATATGATGCCAATCAGCATCGCTAGTATTTACCATCTCTACATCGCGTTGTAGGTTTCCGAAATCGGCAGCAAGTAAGGAAGGAGCAATTTTTGTTTGTTTCATTTTTAAGAAGCACTTTTATGAGCGCTACAAAAATACAAAATTAGATTTTAGGTGATACCATTTTTCGAGTATATGAAGGCTAATGCCACAGGCCATGCCAAGGGTGCTACTTGTAGCCTTAAGAATAAAATACCAAGTAATAAACAGGAACTAGACTTCTGTAAGTTACAATATGGCTAGTTGAATCTTTTGTTTTATAGATGAAGCTGTCGCAATCCTTCATATACAACGATAGCTACCGCATTCGATACATTTAAACTTCTAATATGTTCGCTGTACAGGGGTATTTTATATACTTTATCTTCGTTTTTTTGGATAATGTCTTTGGGTAAACCAACCGATTCTTTTCCGAATATTAAAAACATACCCTCTTCAAAGGGAATTTCCCAATGTGTTTTTTCACCATGACTCGAAAAATAAACCAAATTCTTGTCCTGGTGTTGTACATAAAAATCTTCTATGCTTTCATAAATAGTAAGCGATAGGTATTGCCAATAATCTAAACCTGCACGTTTTACGCGTTTGTCGCTTAACTCAAAGCCAAAGGGCTTTACTAGATGTAGATGACAACCAGAAGCTAAACTTAGTCTGCCTATATTGCCGGTATTATTCGGTATTTCAGGTTCAAATAAAACAAGGTTTAATGCCATTATTCTTAAATAGACTTTAAATATAAATGCTCAACTTTTTCACGGGCCCATGGAGTTTTTCTTAAAAAGTTTAAACTTGATTTTATAGTTTGATTGCTTTTAAAACAATTGATATTTATTTGCAAAGACAACTCTTTCCAGCCGTATTTTTCTACTAAAAATTCGAGCATATCAGCAAGTTTTACACCGTGAAGTGGATTGTTGGGCTGTTCTTGTTTTGGGCTATCTTGCATTTCTAGTTCGGTGTTTCTTTTAAAAGTTTTTTAAAAATTAAAAACTCCGGTAATCAGCCGGAGTTTATTCATCAATCAAAAAACGAACAGTCATGATAACTGTTGTTAATGTTCACAAATTACGATTATTTGGTTAATTTTCCAATAGTGAAAAAAAGAATAATTGAAATTCATGCTTGGTTATTATCCAAGATATGTTTTTAAAATTTTACTTCTAGAGGTGTGCTTTAACCTGCGAATCGCTTTTTCTTTTATTTGACGTACGCGCTCTCTGGTTAGGTCGAAGGTTTCACCAATTTCTTCTAAAGTCATCGAATGTTGACCTGCTAAACCAAAGTATAAGCGAATCACATCTGCTTCACGTGGCGTTAATGTTTCTAAAGCTCTTTCGATTTCAGTTCGTAAAGATTCATGCAACAATTCTCGATCAGGGTTTGGAGACTCACCACTACGTAATACGTCGTACAGGTTAGAATCTTCACCATCAATTAAAGGAGCATCCATCGATACGTGACGACCAGAGTTTTTCAAGGATTGCTTTACATCTTCAACCGTCATGTCTAATTCTTTGGCAATTTCTTCGGGAGATGGCTGGCGCTCGTGCGCTTGCTCCAAGAAGGCGAAAGTTTTATTAATCTTGTTAATAGATCCAATTTTGTTCAACGGCAAACGAACAATACGTGACTGTTCGGCTAAGGCTTGCAAGATAGATTGACGAATCCACCATACGGCATAGGATATAAATTTAAAACCACGCGTTTCGTCAAAACGTTGAGCAGCTTTAATAAGACCTAAGTTACCTTCGTTAATTAAATCGGGTAAGGTTAAACCTTGGTTTTGGTATTGTTTTGCAACAGATACCACGAATCTTAAATTGGCTTTGGTTAATTTTTCCAAAGCGGCTTGATCACCAGCTTTTATCCGCTGAGCTAATTCTACTTCTTCATCGGCAGTAATCAAATCTACTTTACCAATTTCTTGTAAATATTTGTCTAACGAAGCGGTTTCCCTGTTGGTTACCTGTTTTGTAATCTTTAGCTGTCTCATCTAAATATTCTTTCTAATTTATGCTGTTGTGCATAGGTTGCATTAAGTTATACGTAGAAAAAAGAAAAATGTTACATCTGGCATGTCTTTTTTTGATAAAAAGCAAAAAAAGGCCCTAAATTTTGAATTTAGGGCCTTTTACTATTTTAAAAAGAGCTGTTTAGTCTCTTCTTGGTTTGCGATCTCTGCTATCTCTGCTACCGCTATTGCGATCATTTCTACCACGATCGTTATTTTCTCTTGGTGGTCTTGCTACATAACCTTCTGGTTTTTCTAACAATGCCTTACGAGAAACTTTTTCTTTGCGTGTTTTTGGATCTACTCCAAAATACTTCACTTCAAAAACATCACCCATGTTGACCACATCAGAAACATTTTCCGTGCGTTCCCATGCTAATTCTGATACGTGTAATAAAACTTCGTTGCCTGGAGCATCTAAATATTCAACTACAGCGCCAAAATCTAACATCTTAATTACTTTTACTTGGTAAGCGTTACCTACAGTAGGTTTAAATAATAAAGAGTCGATTTTTGTCATCACAGCATCAATACCTTCGCTACCAACACCTAAAATTTCAACAATACCTTCTTCTGTAATAGGGTCTTCGTTGATCACAATAGTGGTATTCGTAGTTTTTTGAAGTTCTTGAATCACTTTTCCACCTGGTCCGATTAATGCACCAATGAATTCGTTAGGAATACGACGCGTAATCATTTTAGGAGCATGTCCTTTAACATCTGCATTTGGAGCAGCAATGGTTTCGACTAATTTCTCTAAAATATGTAAACGTCCTAAACGAGCTTGCTTTAAAGCATTCACCAAAATTTCATAAGATAATCCTTTTACCTTAATGTCCATTTGGCAAGCGGTAATACCGTCAGCTGTACCCGTTACTTTGAAATCCATATCACCTAAGTGATCTTCATCACCTAAAATATCAGATAATACAGCGTATTTGCCAGAAGTACTATCAGAAATTAATCCCATAGCAATACCAGAAACTGGTTTTTTCAATTGAACACCTGCATCCATTAAGGCCATTGTTCCAGCACAAACAGTTGCCATAGACGAAGAACCGTTAGATTCTAATACCTCTGAAACAACACGAACTGTGTAAGGGCAGTCAGCAGGGACCATACCTTTTAAGGCACGTTGTGCTAAGTTACCATGACCCACTTCTCTACGTGATGTTCCACGAATAGGTCTTGCTTCACCTGTTGAAAAAGGAGGGAAGTTATAATGTAAATAAAAACGCTCTTCACCTTCAAATGAAGGCATATCTATTTGGTTAGCTTCTCTTGAAGTTCCTAAAGTGACTGTGGCTAAAGCCTGTGTTTCTCCACGTGTAAAAATAGAAGAACCATGTGTGGATGGTAAGTAATCTACCTCACACCAAATGGGTCTAATTTCATCTGTTTTACGACCATCTAAACGTAAACCTTCATTTAAAGTTAGATCACGAACAGCCGCTTTTTCAGCTTTATAGAAGTATTTAGAAACCATACCGCCATAATCAGCCATTTCTTCTTCTGAAAATGAAGCTTTTATTTCTTCTTTAATGGCATCAAATGCAGCACTACGTTCGTGTTTTGCAGAAGCAGCTCTGGCTACAGCATATACTTTATCGTATGCCATATCGTGAACTTTTTTGGCTAAAGCTTCATCTTCACGTTCTGGCTCGTAGGTACGAACTTCTTTTTTTCCGAAAGCTTCCGCTAATTTTACCTGAGCAGCACATTGTACTTTAATGGCTTCGTGCGCAAATTTAATAGCTTCGGTCATTTCTTCTTCAGAAATTTCATCCATTTCACCTTCTACCATCATTACAGAATCAGCAGAAGCGCCAATCATCATATCGATGTCTGATTCTAATAACTGAGCTCTTGTTGGGTTGATGATAAATTTTCCGTCAACACGACCAACTCTTGCTTCAGAGATGGCACATTCAAATGGAAAATCTGATAATTGTATCGCTGCTGATGCCGCTAAACCAGCCATTGCATCGGGCATAACATCGTCATCGTGCGACATCAACTGAATCATCACTTGTGTTTCAGAATGATAATCTTTTGGGAAAAGCGGACGTAAAACACGATCCACTAAACGCATCGTTAATACCTCGCCATCACTTGGTCTTGCCTCTCTTTTGAAAAAGCCTCCTGGGTAACGCCCAGACGCTGCGAATTTTTCACGATAATCTACCGTTAAAGGTAAAAAATCTACATCGCTTTGTTTGTAATTAGAAACTACTGTACATAATAACATACATTTTCCTGATTGTACTACAACCGAACCATGAGCTTGTTTCGCTAATTTTCCGGTTTCGATAGAGATTTCTCTTCCATCGCCAAGGTCTATGACCTCTTTAAAAACTTTTGGAATCATAAAATTGATTTATAACTTGCTATTTACAAGTCAGTTAAACTTTGATCTTTTCGCTTTATCAAGGCGGGACAGTTGTTGTGCTGTAGTAGTTGTGTTGACCAATGAAAAACTATATGCAAGCTTTTTGTTGCCCTAAAATTGCCTTAGGGACTTTTAAATACCCAATAATTTTATAAAAATAAAAGGGCTAATCGTAAAAAAGGGGAAGCTTAGCTTCCCCTTTAAAAATTATTTTCTAATACCTAATTCTTTGATAATTGCACGATATCTTACAATATCTTTTTTAATCAAATAATCTAAAAGACTTCTTCTTTTACCCACCAGCTTTACTAAAGAACGCTCCGTGTTATAATCCTTACGGTTGTTTTTTAAATGCCCTGTTAAGTGGTTAATTCGGTGTGTAAACAATGCAATTTGCCCTTCAGCAGATCCAGTGTTTTTTGCTTCGCCACCGTGTTTTTTAAAAATTTCAGCTTTTACTTCTTGTGTTAAATACATTCCAATATTATTTTAAATGATTTTTATGTATATGATTGATTTTCAATCAAGATGCAAAGATACTACTTTTTAAGAAAAAAACAATACGAATTAAACTTTGTGCTCATTTTTTGAAAAGCACGTTGTATTTTTTTGGGGATTCTATAGTGCCCATAAATTATAGGCCCGGGAGGATACGATCAAAATTTTAAATATACTTTTTACCAAGTCAAAATTTCTTTTAATTAATTTTAGTAGTGAAGCACTAAAGTTGCCTATGCCATGCTGTTTGATGATGAAATAGCGCTATTTCTTGTAAAGCATCAAATCGTATTAAGCTTAAAGCAATAACCAAATATTACAAACTAGGTACGGATGGTCAAACCCTTTAAATAAACAAACCCTTTTACTGAAAAGTAAAAGGGTTTGTTTAAAAAAATCATATTTGTTTACATCCTGCCATAAAATAGGTTTATGATCTGATAGGATTATTCTGAATCAAATCTACATACAGATTTATTTTTGTTTTTAAATCTCTTCGATGTACTATAAAGTCTAAAAAGCCATGTTCTAATACAAATTCTGAGGTTTGGAAACCTTCAGGCAATTCTTTTCCTGTAGCTTCTTTTACCACTCTTGGGCCTGCAAAACCAATTAAGGCACCTGGCTCAGCAATATTGATATCTCCCAACATGGCGTAAGATGCTGTTGTTCCGCCGGTTGTTGGATCCGTACATACAGATATATACGGCAAGCCTGCCTCTGCGAGCTGTGCTAATTTTGCCGAAGTTTTTGCTAATTGCATTAAAGACAAAGCAGCTTCCATCATTCTAGCCCCACCTGATTTTGAAATCATCACAAAGGGCATTTTCTTTTTAATCGCATAATCGATACCACGTGCAATTTTTTCACCGACAACGCTACCCATAGAACCACCGATAAAAGCAAAATCCATACAAGAAATAACAATATCTTTTCCAAAAGATTTACCAACTGCTGTTCGTACGGCATCTTTTAAGCCTGTTTTAGCCATTGCAGCTTTTAAACGATCGTCATATCTTTTAGTATCCTCAAATTTAAGCGGATCTTTAGACGTAAGTTTCGCATCGAGTTCTTTAAACTTATTATCATCAAATAAAATTTCAAAGTATTCTTTACTCCCAACGCGAACATGGTAATCGTCTTCTGGACTTACATAGAAATTTTTTGCTAAATCATCGGATTCCACAATTTTTCCAGTAGGCGATTTATACCAAAGTCCTCTCGGGGTATCTTTTTTTTGTTCCGTTGCTGTTTGTATTCCTTTTTCTTTTCTTTTAAACCAAGACGACATAGGTTGAATATTTAGTTAAAAACGGATTGTTTTATTAAATTATAAGGTGTTTACATTGTTTAAATCTTCAAAAGCCTTTTTAAGACGGTTCACAAAGGTCTTTTCGCCTTCACGTAACCAAACTCTTGGGTCGTAATACTTTTTGTTAGGCTCGTCAGCTCCATTAGGATTGCCAATTTGAGATTGTAAAAAATCTTTTTTGTCTTGAATATAATCTCGAATGCCTTCTAAAAATGCATATTGTAAATCGGTATCGATATTCATTTTAATCACTCCGTAACTAATTCCTTCACGAATTTCTGCTACGGTAGAACCTGAACCTCCGTGAAATACAAAATCGATATGATTGTGTTCTACATTGTATTTTTTTGAAATATATTCCTGAGAATTCTTTAAGATTTTCGGAGTTAATTTAACGTTTCCAGGCTTATAAACACCGTGAACGTTACCGAAGGCTGCTGCAATTGTAAATCGTGGACTTACTTTTGAAAGCTCTTCGTAAGCGTAAGCTACTTCTTCTGGCTGGGTGTATAATTTTGAATCATCAACATCTGAGTTGTCCACACCATCTTCTTCACCTCCTGTAATCCCTAACTCTATTTCTAAAGTCATTTCCATTTTTGCCATTCTGGTTAAATATTGTTTACAGATCGCAATATTTTCTTCTAATGGCTCCTCAGATAAATCAATCATGTGGGAGCTAAATAAGGATTTACCGGTTGTAGCGTAGTGCGCTTCACTTGCGTCTAATAAACCATCAATCCAAGGAAGTAATTTTTTAGCACAATGGTCGGTATGTAAAATAACCGTCGCACCGTAAGCTTCTGCTAATTGGTGAATGTGCTTTGCACCAGCGATAGCCCCATGTATCGCCGCTTTTTGACCATCGTTAGACAATCCTTTCCCTGCATTAAATTGAGCGCCACCATTTGAAAACTGAATGATAACAGGCGAGTTTAAACTTGCAGCAGTTTCTAAAACAGCATTTATGGTGTCAGACCCTATTACATTAACCGCCGGTAAAGCAAAACCTTTTTCTTTTGCGTAATTAAAAATCTCTTGTACTTGATCTCCAGTAGCAACTCCTGGTTTTATAGTATGCGCCATAATTTAATAGTCTAGTTTATTAGTAAACATCTAAAATGAAAAACAAAAGTAATAAAATTATTAAGAGACTCCTGTGTTTTTTAAGACCAAACAACATAATCTAAAAATATTAGCCTTGCGATTTCGTTTTCGAAAATACCTCAGTACGCCAAATTTAAAAGGGGTAATTAATACCAATTTGTAATACGGAGTTGGCAAAATTGTAATCTCTAAACCATCTTTTATTCATTTCTTCTGCCGGATTATAGGTTTTAAAACCTAAATCAACTCTGAAGATAAAATACGTAAAATCATACCGGATACCAAAACCTGTGCCTAAGGCAATATCTTGTAAGGAGCTTAGGCCATTAAAGGTGGCGTCGGGGTCATTTACATTATCCAAAACATTCCAAATATTACCAGCATCTGCAAAAAAGGATCCTTTAAAATTTCCAATCATAGGAAATCTATATTCTAGGTTAAATGCCAATTTAAAATTGGCTTCGTTAAAATCGTTTAAATTGTTGGTTCTCCCTGGGCCTAAAGAATAAGGGTTCCAAGCTCTATTGTCATAAGACCCACCGGCAAAATAACTTCGTACAAAGGGTATGTTATCAGAATTACCGTAGGGAATAGCGGCTCCTATAAAACTCCTAAAGGCTATTACCTGTGTCGGTGAAACTTCCCAATGCTTAATATAGTCAAATTCTGTTTTTATATATTGTGAATAAGGAACACTAAACACTAATTTATCGTTATTTTCATCGGTATTGAAGGGGACAATAGTAGACATCAGGGACAGTAAATTACCAGCACTTTCCACCTTAATCTTAAATTGATGAAAACTATTGTCGGTCAAACTAGATTTATTACTTTTCGAAAAGGTATAGTTTGAGGCAAATATTAAGTTGTTTTGACTTAAACGCTCTCTTCTTTCTTCGATACTCCTAACCTCGTCAAAATCGGTAGCAGTAGCTGAAATACTTCCAGATAAAATGGTATCTGTAAAAATTCTTGTGCCCTCAGGAATACTTAGTCTTATTGTTCCATCATTGTCGGGATCTTCGTATAAGCCAGCTAAGCCTGGGTTGTTTACATAAACATCTTGTTTGGCGATGGCATTGAGGCGATTAAAGCTATTTCTGTAGACATTATAAAAGCGATTAATATTAACATTTTTTACATACTGTACGTTTAGCAATTCAAAGCCATGCTTGGTTTCGGTTTTTGGAGTCCAAGTATATCCCAAAATACTATTAAAGGTTTGCTTGTCTAGTCCTATGTTTTGTTGAAAACTTGTCCCTAATGACAATCGTGTTTGAGGAAGCATATAGTAGGGAATAATCTTTTTCGTGTTGAGCAAGGGAAACCAGATTCGAGGAAGGTCTAAATTAACATCACCCCCATATTCTTGAACATTAAAAAAGCGATCATCTTGTATGGTGCCATCTCTAGAGGCACCCAAACTGGCTCTTGCAGAAATGCTCAAGTTTTCTGCGCCTCCAAAAACGTTTCGAATACTTAAACCTGGTGTAAAAGAAATTCCAGCAAATTGAATG
The sequence above is drawn from the Cellulophaga sp. Hel_I_12 genome and encodes:
- a CDS encoding transglycosylase domain-containing protein, which translates into the protein MEKLKNLRDQLAVKATKVFKFIKKHPFKSFFYILSTGVVFLIFFVVLIYFGAFGKLPTKEYLKQLKNPITSTLYASNNEAIGYYYLQNRSNIDSTQLTEGIKNALVATEDSRFYTHKGIDYRSYGRVFVKSILMGQNAGGGSTVTQQVAKNIFGRQKQFFLSTPINKIRELFIARRLESIYSKEDILLLYFNTVSFGENLYGLEKASYRFFNKAPEELTLTESATLVGLLKAPSFYNPRTNPERAVLRRNVVLSQMEKYGFLTSEEKQAAILPLKLDYQAPQKTSSFSSYFKDLVAEEFSNWAEDNPAEDGHIYDLEADGLSIYTTLNTSIQNYAETGLNRQIVSLQKLMDQYWDAATIEGGKDSLLQKLVDQNLDVKNLKQQGKTKEEIGVFVQQKKNRKFWIVGEGYKNQLQSLEDSIAKSINRLHASVLVLSATSGRIMGYVGGIDYGFSQVDNIKTPRQVGSTFKPITYLAALEAGQDPCNYYDNRLLTYAKYEDWQPRNAGGAYGGSYSMHGALANSINTVSVGIQLRTGIERVLAQAKKMGIETELPAVPSIVLGTADISLLEMVSAYASIANGGSKIKPYTIERILDDTGTVLYEAKPAYYGRVASNQHVKELQKMMESVVSSGTASRMAGYAIPYNLIGKTGTTQNNGDGWFIGASPELVVGSWVGTFDKRVQFSSTRMGSGANTALPIVASIFKNLSYWKRPILTNFQYSFDYFPCPPFLEFNATEAYEFAKADTLYLKNLRIRDSLEILSKMPVAIDSIQGIVPVDVKTDSTAIDSLKINLKPAL
- a CDS encoding YpdA family putative bacillithiol disulfide reductase — protein: MNNFDLVIVGGGPIGIACGLEAQKKGLSYLIVEKGAIVNSLYHYPINMQFFSSSEKLEIDEIPFISNEAKPKRNEALEYYRRIVTSNKLNIHLFEAVEAIKKIDTTFSIKTSKSTYTAKHVVIATGFYDIPNQLNIPGEDLEKVSHYYHDPHFYAQQKIAVVGASNSAIDAALECYRKGAEVTLIIRGEEVGQRVKYWVRPDIINRIEEGSIKVYYKASLTEIAPKNISIASAGKKVTIANDFVLALIGYKPNFEFLKKLGITLSPDDKKLPTYNPDTMETNIENLYLAGVICGGMETHKWFIENSRIHAPMIMNAILAKSN
- the rpe gene encoding ribulose-phosphate 3-epimerase — translated: MKQTKIAPSLLAADFGNLQRDVEMVNTSDADWHHIDIMDGVFVPNISYGMPVVKAIAKHATKPLDVHLMIVDPDRYIKTFADLGAAVLSVHYEACTHLHRTLQAIKAEGMKAGVALNPHTNIALLEDTINAIDVVCLMSVNPGFGGQSFIENTYDKIKALKALILRKGANTLIEIDGGVSSENAKALVDAGADILVAGSFVFNSKNPTATISQLKEITK
- a CDS encoding tRNA (cytidine(34)-2'-O)-methyltransferase produces the protein MALNLVLFEPEIPNNTGNIGRLSLASGCHLHLVKPFGFELSDKRVKRAGLDYWQYLSLTIYESIEDFYVQHQDKNLVYFSSHGEKTHWEIPFEEGMFLIFGKESVGLPKDIIQKNEDKVYKIPLYSEHIRSLNVSNAVAIVVYEGLRQLHL
- a CDS encoding VF530 family DNA-binding protein, with protein sequence MQDSPKQEQPNNPLHGVKLADMLEFLVEKYGWKELSLQININCFKSNQTIKSSLNFLRKTPWAREKVEHLYLKSI
- a CDS encoding RNA polymerase sigma factor RpoD/SigA, whose protein sequence is MRQLKITKQVTNRETASLDKYLQEIGKVDLITADEEVELAQRIKAGDQAALEKLTKANLRFVVSVAKQYQNQGLTLPDLINEGNLGLIKAAQRFDETRGFKFISYAVWWIRQSILQALAEQSRIVRLPLNKIGSINKINKTFAFLEQAHERQPSPEEIAKELDMTVEDVKQSLKNSGRHVSMDAPLIDGEDSNLYDVLRSGESPNPDRELLHESLRTEIERALETLTPREADVIRLYFGLAGQHSMTLEEIGETFDLTRERVRQIKEKAIRRLKHTSRSKILKTYLG
- a CDS encoding polyribonucleotide nucleotidyltransferase, with the protein product MIPKVFKEVIDLGDGREISIETGKLAKQAHGSVVVQSGKCMLLCTVVSNYKQSDVDFLPLTVDYREKFAASGRYPGGFFKREARPSDGEVLTMRLVDRVLRPLFPKDYHSETQVMIQLMSHDDDVMPDAMAGLAASAAIQLSDFPFECAISEARVGRVDGKFIINPTRAQLLESDIDMMIGASADSVMMVEGEMDEISEEEMTEAIKFAHEAIKVQCAAQVKLAEAFGKKEVRTYEPEREDEALAKKVHDMAYDKVYAVARAASAKHERSAAFDAIKEEIKASFSEEEMADYGGMVSKYFYKAEKAAVRDLTLNEGLRLDGRKTDEIRPIWCEVDYLPSTHGSSIFTRGETQALATVTLGTSREANQIDMPSFEGEERFYLHYNFPPFSTGEARPIRGTSRREVGHGNLAQRALKGMVPADCPYTVRVVSEVLESNGSSSMATVCAGTMALMDAGVQLKKPVSGIAMGLISDSTSGKYAVLSDILGDEDHLGDMDFKVTGTADGITACQMDIKVKGLSYEILVNALKQARLGRLHILEKLVETIAAPNADVKGHAPKMITRRIPNEFIGALIGPGGKVIQELQKTTNTTIVINEDPITEEGIVEILGVGSEGIDAVMTKIDSLLFKPTVGNAYQVKVIKMLDFGAVVEYLDAPGNEVLLHVSELAWERTENVSDVVNMGDVFEVKYFGVDPKTRKEKVSRKALLEKPEGYVARPPRENNDRGRNDRNSGSRDSRDRKPRRD
- the rpsO gene encoding 30S ribosomal protein S15, which codes for MYLTQEVKAEIFKKHGGEAKNTGSAEGQIALFTHRINHLTGHLKNNRKDYNTERSLVKLVGKRRSLLDYLIKKDIVRYRAIIKELGIRK